TCGCCACTGTGATCGTCCTCGCCGCCACCGCCTCCGGCTGTGGTGGTGACGCCCCGAAGGAGCCCATCTCCATCGGCATCAAGTTCGACCAGCCGGGCATCGGAATGCGCGAGACCGACGGCACCTTCACCGGTTTCGACGTCGACGTGGCCACCTACATCGCCAAGGAGCTCGGCTACAAGGCGAACGAGATCGAATTCAAGCAGGTCTACAGCTCCGACCGGGAGCTGCTGATCCAGTACAACGAGGTCAAGTTCGTCGCCGCGAGCTACACGATCAACGAGAAGCGCCGCGAGAAGGTCGAATTCGCCGGACCCTACTTCGTCGCCCACCAGGACCTGCTGGTCCGCGCCGACGACACCTCGATCGCCAAGGCCGAGGACCTCAACACCAAGCGGCTGTGCTCGGTGAGCGGCTCCACCTCCGCCGAGAACATCCGCAAGAACCTGGCCCCGAAGGCGAGCGTCCTGGAGCTCGGCGGCTACTCGGAGTGCCTGGTCGCCCTCCAGGACAACCTGGTCGACGCGATGACCACCGACAACTCCATCCTCGCCGGGTACTCGGCCCGCAAGAACAACGCGGGCAAGTTCAAGCTGGTCGGCCTGAACCTGAGCAACGAGAACTACGGCATCGGCCTCAAGAAGGGCGACAACGACCTCCAGCGCAAGATCAACCTCGCGCTCACCAAGATGGTCTCGGACGGCTCCTGGGAAGCGGCCGTGAAGAAGAACTTCGGCCCGGCCAACTACAAGTACGAGCCGGCGCCCCAGGTCACCACGGGCAACTGACGCACGCCGGGGCGGCGGCGGGCTCCGGCCCGCCCCCGCCCCGGGATCCGGCTCCCCGGCGGCGCCTACGCCAGCGGAGCCTTGCCGCGCAGCACGGTCAGGAACTCCCGCATCCAGGCGGGGTGGTCGGGCCAGGCCCGGGCCGAGACGAGGGTGCCGTCGACCA
This is a stretch of genomic DNA from Streptomyces sp. NBC_00091. It encodes these proteins:
- a CDS encoding glutamate ABC transporter substrate-binding protein, which translates into the protein MKVPKAGAVATVIVLAATASGCGGDAPKEPISIGIKFDQPGIGMRETDGTFTGFDVDVATYIAKELGYKANEIEFKQVYSSDRELLIQYNEVKFVAASYTINEKRREKVEFAGPYFVAHQDLLVRADDTSIAKAEDLNTKRLCSVSGSTSAENIRKNLAPKASVLELGGYSECLVALQDNLVDAMTTDNSILAGYSARKNNAGKFKLVGLNLSNENYGIGLKKGDNDLQRKINLALTKMVSDGSWEAAVKKNFGPANYKYEPAPQVTTGN